From Pseudarthrobacter equi, a single genomic window includes:
- a CDS encoding cryptochrome/photolyase family protein, with product MQAGQHLRLVLPHQLFEQQLELPADGTVFVLIEHDLMFRQYAFHSHKLVLHRASMARFARRLRSHGYEVAVLASHPSRTSRSQLGQLIRSSRPRQVTWFDVVDDWLEQDLFAALADGGYRMQAGDVLETPNFLTDRRRIDEWFAGNPARMHDFYVWQRRRLNVLVDGGGPVGGKWSFDAENRKKLPRGYVPAAVGRFNSGNDAGQAMFDLDALMDDDGGPEATPDAGSSEVEAAIAWVAEEFPDAPGNPASFAWPTDAAEARQHVHEFVRDRLAGFGAYEDAISTAHPFINHALLTPALNIGLLDPREVLDAVLDGAGQDTPLASLEGFVRQLIGWREYMRATYRLRGRQMRSANLLNHTNELGAGWWDATTGLAPVDMVISRVLTTGYSHHIERLMILGNAMSLLRIHPHDVYEWFMAMYVDAYDWVMVPNVYAMSQFASGAGITTKPYISGSNYLRKMSDLPPGEWIPDWDALYWSFIDDHRPVIERNSRSRMAVSLLDSMDPDTRNGHRRRAEALLKPNDGGTRLLRPAPEPGA from the coding sequence ATGCAAGCCGGCCAGCACCTGCGCCTCGTCCTGCCGCATCAGCTCTTCGAACAGCAGCTTGAACTGCCGGCTGACGGCACGGTGTTTGTGCTGATCGAGCACGACCTCATGTTCCGGCAGTACGCCTTCCACTCCCACAAACTGGTCCTGCACCGGGCATCGATGGCACGCTTTGCGCGGCGGCTCCGCAGCCATGGCTATGAGGTAGCCGTCCTGGCCAGCCACCCCTCGCGCACATCGCGCAGCCAACTGGGGCAGCTCATCCGCAGCAGCCGCCCGCGGCAGGTGACCTGGTTCGACGTCGTGGACGACTGGCTTGAGCAGGACCTGTTCGCCGCCCTCGCTGACGGCGGCTACCGGATGCAGGCCGGCGACGTCCTGGAGACTCCCAACTTCCTCACGGACCGCCGTCGGATCGACGAATGGTTCGCGGGCAATCCTGCCCGGATGCACGACTTCTACGTGTGGCAACGCCGCCGGCTCAACGTCCTGGTGGACGGCGGCGGCCCCGTGGGCGGCAAGTGGTCCTTTGACGCCGAGAACAGGAAGAAGCTTCCCCGCGGGTACGTCCCGGCCGCCGTGGGCAGGTTCAACAGCGGAAACGACGCCGGGCAAGCGATGTTCGACCTTGACGCACTGATGGACGACGACGGCGGGCCGGAGGCCACCCCCGACGCCGGGTCGAGTGAGGTCGAGGCAGCCATCGCCTGGGTAGCGGAGGAGTTTCCGGACGCCCCGGGGAACCCTGCTTCCTTTGCCTGGCCCACCGACGCGGCGGAGGCCAGGCAGCACGTACACGAGTTTGTCCGCGATCGGCTTGCCGGATTTGGTGCCTACGAGGACGCCATCTCCACCGCGCACCCGTTCATCAACCACGCCCTGCTCACCCCGGCACTCAATATCGGGCTACTGGACCCCCGCGAGGTCCTGGACGCAGTTTTGGACGGCGCCGGCCAAGACACGCCGTTGGCTTCGCTCGAGGGTTTCGTGCGGCAGCTGATCGGATGGCGGGAGTACATGCGCGCCACCTACCGTCTCCGCGGCCGGCAGATGCGCAGCGCCAACCTGCTCAACCACACGAATGAGCTGGGCGCCGGGTGGTGGGATGCCACCACCGGGCTGGCCCCTGTGGATATGGTGATTTCCCGGGTGCTCACCACCGGATACAGCCACCACATTGAACGGCTGATGATCCTGGGCAACGCCATGTCCCTCCTGCGCATCCACCCGCACGACGTCTATGAATGGTTCATGGCCATGTATGTGGACGCCTACGACTGGGTCATGGTTCCCAACGTGTACGCGATGAGCCAGTTCGCCTCAGGTGCCGGAATCACCACCAAGCCATACATCTCCGGCAGCAACTACCTGCGGAAAATGTCCGATCTGCCTCCGGGGGAGTGGATCCCCGACTGGGATGCCCTGTACTGGAGCTTCATCGATGACCACCGCCCTGTCATTGAGCGCAACTCCCGGTCCCGGATGGCGGTCTCCCTGCTGGACTCGATGGATCCGGACACCCGGAACGGCCACCGGCGCCGCGCGGAGGCGCTGCTTAAACCGAACGACGGCGGCACGCGGCTGCTGCGGCCCGCCCCCGAACCGGGGGCGTAG
- a CDS encoding ABC transporter family substrate-binding protein, with amino-acid sequence MPVRRLMQYITAAAVAAMALSGCSGGGSAPVVVGEAKRGGSATVAEVNAFSSFNPFSTDGNTDINSKIGSATHSGFYYLDDKSVVVRNDKFGRYEKVSDDPLKVRYTVSEGVKWSDGAPIDAGDLLLSWAAGSGYFDDADPAAGTGTRYFSAASAAGGLAGTAFPELGDDGRSITLQYAAPYADWQTAFDVGLPAHVVAAKAGLSDEEDLVDLIKDAPKGNPGKPAVNSALKTVGDFWNNGFDTKSLPDDPALYLSSGPYIVRDIVPEVSMKLVRNRDYVWGTEPWLDEINVRFTGALPTAVDALRSGQADIISPQPSADTAKLFAGLADQGNTVEQYSQSGYDHLDLNFSGPFADEDVRKAFLKAVPRQAIVDAVVGDLIADAKPLDSQVFLPGQPKYADTVKNNGSADYAKVDINAAKELLDGATPTVRILYNRDNPNRAKAFTLIRDSAQQAGFRVVDAGQGNADWAKSLGGAGYDAALLGWIGTGAGVGRIPQIFRTGAGSNFNGFSDGDADKAMEQLATTTDLGKQDELLAGIDKRVWEKAYGLPLYQTVGAIAFNARVAGVKPSPGPLGVWWNISDWRLAQQGTKN; translated from the coding sequence ATGCCAGTCAGGCGCCTGATGCAGTACATCACCGCAGCGGCAGTGGCCGCAATGGCCCTTTCAGGCTGCTCAGGCGGCGGCAGCGCGCCGGTCGTGGTGGGCGAGGCCAAGCGCGGAGGCAGCGCCACCGTGGCTGAGGTCAACGCTTTTTCCTCCTTCAACCCGTTCAGCACCGATGGCAACACGGACATCAATTCCAAGATCGGTTCAGCCACGCACTCCGGCTTCTACTACCTGGACGACAAATCCGTGGTGGTCCGGAACGACAAGTTCGGCCGCTACGAAAAAGTCTCCGATGATCCGCTCAAGGTGCGGTACACAGTCAGCGAAGGCGTCAAATGGTCCGACGGCGCGCCGATCGACGCCGGCGACCTCCTCCTGAGCTGGGCCGCGGGTTCGGGTTACTTCGACGACGCGGATCCCGCGGCGGGGACGGGCACCAGGTACTTCTCGGCCGCGTCAGCCGCCGGCGGTCTCGCGGGCACGGCGTTCCCCGAGCTCGGCGACGACGGCCGGTCCATCACGCTGCAGTACGCCGCGCCGTACGCGGACTGGCAGACCGCGTTCGACGTCGGCCTGCCGGCCCACGTAGTCGCCGCCAAGGCCGGGCTGAGCGACGAAGAGGACCTGGTCGACCTGATCAAGGACGCGCCCAAGGGAAACCCCGGGAAGCCGGCAGTAAATTCGGCATTGAAGACGGTGGGAGATTTCTGGAACAACGGATTCGATACGAAATCCCTGCCTGACGACCCCGCGCTGTATCTTTCCAGCGGACCCTACATCGTGCGGGACATCGTTCCTGAAGTATCCATGAAGCTCGTGCGGAACCGCGACTACGTCTGGGGAACCGAGCCGTGGCTTGACGAGATTAACGTGCGGTTCACCGGTGCCCTTCCCACCGCTGTTGATGCGCTCCGCAGCGGTCAGGCGGACATCATCTCGCCGCAGCCTTCTGCTGACACCGCAAAACTCTTCGCCGGCCTGGCGGACCAGGGAAACACGGTGGAGCAGTACAGCCAGTCGGGATACGACCACCTCGACCTCAACTTCTCCGGGCCCTTCGCGGACGAAGACGTGCGCAAGGCCTTCCTGAAGGCCGTGCCCCGGCAGGCCATCGTGGACGCGGTGGTGGGGGACCTGATTGCGGACGCCAAACCGCTTGATTCGCAGGTCTTCCTTCCCGGGCAGCCCAAATACGCGGACACGGTGAAAAACAACGGCTCGGCCGACTACGCCAAGGTGGACATCAACGCAGCCAAGGAACTCCTCGACGGCGCCACACCGACGGTCCGGATCCTGTACAACCGGGACAACCCCAACCGGGCCAAGGCGTTCACCCTGATCCGCGATTCTGCGCAGCAGGCCGGTTTCCGCGTGGTTGATGCCGGCCAGGGAAACGCGGACTGGGCAAAGTCGCTGGGGGGCGCAGGCTACGACGCCGCGTTGCTGGGATGGATCGGAACGGGCGCCGGCGTGGGCCGCATCCCCCAGATCTTCCGCACCGGAGCGGGCAGCAACTTCAACGGATTCTCCGACGGCGACGCGGACAAGGCGATGGAACAACTGGCCACCACCACTGACCTCGGAAAACAGGACGAACTGCTGGCCGGGATCGATAAACGCGTCTGGGAGAAGGCGTACGGACTGCCCCTGTACCAGACGGTCGGAGCCATAGCCTTCAACGCCCGGGTGGCAGGCGTGAAACCCAGCCCGGGTCCCCTCGGCGTGTGGTGGAACATCTCCGATTGGCGCCTGGCCCAGCAGGGCACCAAGAACTGA
- a CDS encoding SDR family NAD(P)-dependent oxidoreductase, with protein MTTLRGAVVLVVGASGGLGSRVAALLESSGAVVARSSKSDGYDLREPSVIQAMLDETNAQYGRLDGLVVASGVVAFGAASDLEPATVDELFAVNTTGPIRLITKSQPYLAVSAREGREPFIVTLSGVVAEAPVAGLAAYSASKAGLAAFVVAAAREYRRAGIRIVDARPGHTGTALSEHPIAGTAPRFGAALDPDLVAARIVTAIADGEKDLPSTAF; from the coding sequence ATGACGACACTTCGGGGAGCGGTGGTTCTGGTAGTCGGCGCCAGCGGCGGACTCGGTTCGCGCGTCGCCGCCCTGCTGGAGAGCAGCGGCGCCGTCGTCGCCCGGTCCTCAAAGTCAGATGGGTACGATCTGCGCGAACCTTCCGTGATCCAAGCGATGCTGGATGAGACGAATGCGCAGTACGGTCGCCTCGACGGGTTAGTGGTTGCGTCAGGGGTCGTTGCCTTCGGCGCCGCGTCAGACCTTGAACCCGCCACAGTGGACGAACTTTTCGCTGTGAACACGACCGGTCCGATCCGCCTCATCACCAAGAGCCAGCCCTACCTCGCGGTGTCCGCACGCGAGGGCCGGGAGCCCTTCATTGTCACATTGAGTGGCGTTGTGGCCGAGGCGCCCGTCGCTGGCCTGGCGGCATATTCGGCGTCGAAGGCTGGACTCGCGGCCTTCGTTGTTGCAGCGGCCCGCGAGTATCGCCGGGCGGGCATCAGAATCGTGGACGCACGTCCAGGCCACACCGGCACCGCCCTGTCTGAGCATCCGATCGCCGGGACAGCGCCGCGATTCGGCGCGGCGCTGGATCCCGACCTGGTTGCAGCGCGGATTGTCACTGCGATCGCCGATGGCGAGAAGGACCTGCCCAGCACCGCCTTCTAA
- a CDS encoding LLM class flavin-dependent oxidoreductase encodes MPDQNRPLRKLGFLTIGFFDPANPAAGHESTLQVIELGERLGFDSAWLRHRHLQFGISSPVAVMAAASQRTSRIELGTAVTPLGWENPLRLAEDIATTDLLAGGRINPGLSVGEPMHWDTVKHELYPDSAEVEDFSYARVERFARLVAGEPVRDFSGKQGVVEEFSNRVEPHSPGLRDRLWYGAASRKSAVWAGENGFNLLSSSVIFPEAGEEPDFARIQQSQIRAYRDAAAASGQPQERTRVSQGLVVIPTDSASAAQREKYQQYVDERTPRTAAPQGPKRMLFARDLIGTSEHIAEELYAHAGFQEVDEVAFALPFSFEHEDYVQILTDVATRLGPALGWSPAGAERA; translated from the coding sequence ATGCCAGATCAGAACCGTCCCCTGCGAAAGCTTGGCTTCCTGACCATCGGCTTCTTCGATCCGGCCAACCCGGCCGCAGGCCACGAATCCACTTTGCAGGTCATCGAACTGGGTGAGCGGCTCGGTTTCGACAGCGCGTGGCTGCGGCACCGCCACCTGCAGTTTGGCATTTCCTCGCCCGTGGCGGTCATGGCAGCGGCCAGCCAGCGTACGTCCCGGATCGAGCTCGGTACAGCCGTTACGCCGCTGGGCTGGGAGAATCCCCTGCGCCTGGCCGAGGACATCGCCACCACGGACCTGCTGGCGGGCGGCCGGATCAACCCCGGCCTCAGCGTGGGCGAACCGATGCACTGGGACACGGTGAAGCATGAGCTCTACCCCGATTCCGCCGAGGTGGAGGACTTCAGCTACGCACGTGTGGAGCGGTTCGCCCGGCTGGTTGCGGGTGAACCTGTCCGCGATTTCTCCGGCAAGCAGGGTGTGGTGGAGGAGTTCTCCAACCGCGTAGAGCCGCATTCCCCGGGACTGCGCGATCGCCTCTGGTACGGCGCTGCCAGCCGGAAATCCGCGGTCTGGGCAGGGGAAAACGGCTTCAACCTGCTCTCCAGCAGCGTGATTTTCCCTGAAGCAGGCGAAGAACCCGACTTCGCCCGGATCCAGCAGTCCCAAATCCGCGCCTACCGGGACGCGGCCGCAGCGTCAGGACAGCCGCAGGAGCGGACCCGCGTATCGCAGGGGCTGGTGGTCATTCCCACCGATTCGGCCTCAGCGGCACAGAGGGAGAAGTACCAGCAGTACGTCGACGAACGCACGCCCCGCACGGCCGCCCCGCAGGGGCCGAAAAGAATGCTGTTCGCCCGGGACCTCATCGGCACGAGCGAGCACATCGCGGAGGAACTGTACGCGCACGCAGGTTTCCAGGAAGTTGACGAAGTAGCCTTCGCCCTGCCCTTCAGCTTTGAGCACGAGGACTACGTCCAGATCCTCACCGACGTCGCCACCCGGCTGGGTCCGGCACTTGGCTGGTCTCCGGCCGGAGCTGAACGAGCTTAG